The stretch of DNA CGGCCCAGGCCGAGCGTGAGGCCGATCGGCAGCCCGACCGCGAGACCGATGCCGGTGGAGATCGCACAGACCTTCAGCGTGACGTTGACCAGGCCCCACAGGTAGGGGTCATGGGACACGATCAGGTGCCAGGCCTGCTGCAGGCCCTGCCACAGGAAGCTCACGGTGTCGGCCCGGCGGTCGGCTGCCCGGTCGGCTGCCCGGTCGGCTGCCCGGTCGGCTGGGCGCCATCCCCGGCTGCGGCGCTCGGTACGACGTAGACGAGCCGCCCGTCGGAGAGCCGGTAGACCTCGCCGACCCGGGTGCCGCTGCCGATCACGCTGGCGCCGTCGCTGGGCACCGGGCCGGTGGTCTCGCCGGGCCGGATCGTGACCGCATCGGACGGCTCGGAGGTCGGCGTCAGACCGGACGTCGTGACCGCGCGGTCCAGGTGCAGCGAGGCGAGGGCGGCGAGCAGGAAGGCGAGCGAGAGCACGATGCCGAGGTCGAAGAGGTTGACCAGGCCGTCCAGCGGATCGCCGGCGCGGTCCTCGTAGCGGTGGGCGCGACGGCTGACCTTGATCACGACGCCGCCGGGGCGGGCGGGGCCGCCGGAGTCCCGGTCGTCGCGGCGGCGCTGTCGGTGAGGATGGCGGCGACGTACTCGAGGTCGGAGTAGTCCTGCCCGTAGAGCCGGTCGCGGAGCAGCGACAGCGCGAACGCGACGGCACCGACCAGGAGACCCAGCACGGTGATGCTGAAGGCGATCCGGAGGTTGTCGGTCAGCGCCGTCACGTCACCGTCGGCCAGGCCCTTGAGCGCCGGTGAGAGTGGGATCAGCGTTCCCATCAGACCCAGCGCCGGTCCGAAGCGCACCAGCAGCCGGGTGCGGGTCAGCCGGCTCTGGCAGGCGAAGTCGAAGTCGGCGAGCCGCTTGGCGATGCGCGGCTCGGCGTTGGGGACCCCGAGGTCGCCGACGATGTTGGTCAGCGCCTCCCCCATCGGCCGGCTCCAGGCCACCGGCACGAGCGCCGCGCGCGCGGCCTCCGTCTCACCGGCGTCGACTCTCGCCCGCGCCTCGGCGGCCGCGTCGGCCAACAGTGGGAAGCGACGCCGGCTCCGCTGAGCGGCCTCCACGGCGAACGCACCGGCCTCGTAGATCACGACGGCCAGGGCGACCAGCGCCAGCAGGACGACGGGCAGCTCCAGCGCGGCGGCGACCTTGAAGACGGCCCGGTAGATGTCGTCGCTCATGGGCGCATCCTGCCGGGTCCGCGCGCATGCAGTCCACGCGCCAGCCGTCCGGCGACCGCTCGCGCGTGCCGGGACTCGCGCAGGCCGCCGGCGGCGAACGCCAGCAGGCAGACGACCGTGGGCAGCACCCAGTCCGGCAGCGAGAACGGCGATCGTGCGGGGGTGGTCTGCCCGGCACGTGCGGCGGGCGCGGTGGCCGACACACCGGCCGCTGGAGCGGGTACGTCGGCGTCGGCCAGCAGGATGCCTGTCACCGGGACGCCGTCGACCGTCGGCTGCGCCGGTGACGTCGGGGAGGCGGTCGCCGTCGCGCTGGGGACCGTCGTCGTCCCTGAGGGCGGTGCGAGCAGGCCGCCGCTGGAGGATCCCGTGGCGGAGGTGGTGCCGGAGGCAGTGTCGGAGGTGGTGCCGGGGCTCGCGGTCGCACCCTGCGAGGGCGTCGAGGACACCTTGCCGCCGTGGTGCTTCCCGTTGCTCTTCGTCGGGCCGGTCGACGGGGCGCCCGGGTCCGGATCCTGGCCGCTGCCCGCCGGCGAGGACGGCGCCGCCGTCGGTGTGCTCTCGACGTCGATCGTGAGCGGTTCGGATCGGCCCGCCGAGCCGTCGTCCGCGCTGGCCTGGACCGACACGACGAAGGTGCCCTTGCTGTGCCAGGCGTGCGTCGGCCTGGCACCGGTGACCGGGGGCGTGCCGTCCCCGAAGTCCCAGCGGTAGGTCACCCCGGGCGGTGCGCTCTGCAGGTCGGCACCGAAGCCGACCGAGGCGCCGAGCTCGGGCTTGGTGGTGGCGGCGTGAATCGTCGGAGTGAGCCACGAGCCGGTGGTGTGGACGCGGATCACCAGCGGGCCCTGATCCGCGCTCAAGGGGATGTAGCCGTTGAGGTTGGGGTCGCTACCGAGGTTGACGTCGGAGGAATCCCGGAGCGGTCGGATGTAGCCGAAGCTGCCGCCGTCGGCGGAGTAGTAGACCGCCGGGGCCAGACCGTCCTCGAACCGGGTCTGCCCGGGCGCCGCCAGATCACCGGTGCGATATAGCGGGTGTGCCGCTCCGCTGGTGTCCAGGACCTCGGCATAGGTCACGGCTCCCGGCCGGAGCATGCTGCCAGCCTCGTCCGGGTCGGCGGTATGGGCGATCAAGGTGTTCAGGGACGGCCCGGTCACCGAGAGCGTCGATGGTTGGGAGTCCCGCGGCCCCTGCTTGTCGTACGCGACACCCTCGACATCCTTCAACGCCTTCAGGTCCTCGAAGTCGAAGCTCTGCGCTCCCGCCTTCCCGCTCTGGTCGTAGACGTCGATCTCGACGCATGCCTGGCTGGAGCAGCTGCCCGCCGCTTGCGCGGGCGCGCCCCCCGGCACCAGCCCGAACACGACGACCGCGAGCGCTGCCAGCCCGAACAGGTGGCGCGCCCGCGGTCGTGGATGCCTGGGGATCAGCGCACCGTCACCTTCTTGTTGGCGGTCTTGTCCGAGGTCGAGCCCTGCCCGTTGAGATAGACGACGTGGTAGCGCCACGTGCCCTTCTTGAGCTTGGCCTTGAGGTGGAAGGTCGAGGCGCCCACCCCGAGCTTCTTGGTCTTGACGACCTTCAGCCTATGACCCGGGTGCGAGGCGTAGAGCACCGCCGTCGCACCGAGGCCGGCGCGCGGCGCGATCGAGCCCTTGAGCACCAGGCGGTGGTTCTTCACCTTCGCCTTGTCGAGCTTGACCTTGCCCTCGACGGTGACGGTTCCACCGGTCGTCGCCCCGGCCGTCAGGGTCAGGCTCGTCGGCTGCAGGAGGTCGCCGAACGCGGGGTCGAGGGCGGCGTTCTCGATCTGGGTGATGGTTCCGGTCGCTAGCGAGTAGTTCGCGCTCGCCGTGGGGGTGTAGCTGATGGCGATGTGCCCGCTGGCGTCGGTGGTGCCGGTCGCCACGGTGATCGGCGCCGCGCTCGGCTCGCCGGCAGGCACCGAGCGCAGGGACACCTTCTGCCCGGCCAGGGCCGGCGTACCCGGCACGACGTTCTTCAGCGAGCCGCTCACGGTGATCGGCTTGCCGGCCTTCACCGAGGCCGGCAGCGCGTTCGCGCTCAGCCTCGGCGCGGCGTCCGGCAGGAAGGGAGCGTCGTTGGTGGAGTCGAGGTAGTTGCCGATCAACTTCTGCGCCGCCGGCGAGGTGATCCAGTTGAGGAAGGCCTGGGCCTCGTTCTGGTTGATCGCCGGGGTCGTCCCGGTGATCGCCGCCGGGTTGATGGCGTAGGCGTGGAACGAGTTGACGAGCAGGTTCGAGGAGCCTCGGACCACTACCTGGAGGTTGTGGACCGCGTTGGTGGAGGCGAGGTACTGGTAGGTCCCCCGGTCGGTGAACACGTAGCAGTCGTTCGCTCCGGACGACGGGCTGCAGGTGTCGGCGTACTCGATGTTGGCGGCCTGCTTCGCGCCGGTGGTGATGTACCAGGACGGATTGGCCGCGGTCGAGGGGCAGTCGCCGGTCGAGGTGGACGGCTTGGTCCCGCCGCCGTTCGCGGCGGAGACGGCGCAGGTGCTCACCCCGCTGGTCGCGGCCCAGATGGCGTGCGAGGCCACGTCGGTGCCCGAGCCGGTCTCCCGGGCGATGAGGTGGGCCCTGCCCGCCTGGCCGGCGGCCGCGAGCTTCTGGAACGCGTCGACCGGATCGGCATCCACGGCTCCCCCCGACATCACGCCGGCGGGGTCGCTGGCCGGCCCGAGCAGGACGAAGTCGCCCCAGAAGATCGCGCGGCCGTAGGGCTCGACGGAGTAGCCGTCCGCGACGAACTGGTTCTCCAGGCTGGCGGCGTGCACGATCAACGCACCGAACTGCCCGGTCTTGGCGTTGTCGATCGCCACCTGGGTCGCGCTGCCCTGGTAGGTGACCGTGTACTGCGGGTAGGCGGCCTCGAAGCCCGGCTTGAGCACCGCGGCGAACAGGTTCGAGTCGGAGACGTCGCTGGTGCCGGCCACGTTGAGGGTGTTGCCGGAGTCGGCCCGAGCCGGCGTGGGGGTCAGCGTCGCCACGGTCAGGGCCGAGGCGAGAGCGAGAGCCGTCGCGAGCACGCGACGCGTCAGTGGGGTACGCACTCTTGATGTATAGCAGGACGAATACTTAGAGAAAACCTAGGTTCCCCCGAGGGCTTGCCTTCTCCTGCTAGGCATGGGTCATCGCTTCGAAGGAAAGGGCATCATGCGCGCGCTCGTCCAGCACCGGTTCGGAGACCCCGCCGAGGAGCTCCACGTCGAGGAGGTCGAGACCCCGGTCCCCGGCCCGGGCCAGATCCTGGTCCGGATGGTGCTCTCGCCCATCCACAATCACGACCTGCTCACGGCGAGCGGCGACTACGGGTTCAAGCCGGATCTGCCGGCGCGTGCCGGCACCGAGGCGGTCGGCGTGGTCGAGGGCCTGGGAGACGGTGTCACCGGGCTCAGCGTCGGGCAGCGGGTGTCCATCGGCGGCGTCTTCGGTGCCTGGGCGGAGTACTTCGTCGTCGCCGCCGGCGCCGCCATCCCGGTGCCCGACGGGCTCCCGGACGAGGCGGCCGCGCAGCTGGTCGCGATGCCGTTCAGCGCTATCGCGCTGCTGGACTCGCTCGGCGTCGAGGCAGGTCAGTGGATCGCCCAGAACGCGGCGAACGGCGCCGTCGGTCGGATGCTCGCCCAGCTCGCCCACGCCCGCGGCGTCAACGTCGTCGGCCTGGTCCGTCGAGCGGCCGGGGTGCAGGAGCTCGCCGCCGCCGGCATCGGCGACGTGGTGGCCACCGACGCCGAGGGCTGGCAGGACGACGTACGCCGCATCACCGGCGGGGCGGACCTGGTCGCAGGTGTGGACTCGGTCGGTGGTCGCGCCAGCGGTGACCTGCTCGACCTGCTGGCCGAGCACGCCACCCTGGTCGTCTTCGGCGCGATGGGCTCCCAGCGGCTCGACCTCGCGCTCGGCGACGTCCTGTTCAAGCAGGTCACCGTCAAGGGCTTCTGGGGCGCCAAACTGAACCTGGACCCCTCCCGGCGGCAGGCGCTGTTCGCCGAGCTGCTCTCCCGGATCACCTCGGGCGAGATGCAGCTACCGGTCGAGCAGGTCTTCGACCTGGCGGACATCGCCGAGGCCGTCGCCGCCAGCCGCCGCCCGGGCCGCAACGGCAAGGTGCTCCTGCGCGGCTGAGGGGCTACCGGCTCACCGACTCACAGCGGCGTACCGAGGAGCCACGCGACGCCGTCGGTCGCCTGGCGGGCGGTCCACACCCCGTTCGCGTGCAGGTTCTTGCGGCCCTTGTCGCTGAGGAACGCCAGGATCTTCGCGGGCATGGCACCGCTCGGCGCTGTCGGCATGCCGTCCAGGATGTAGCGCTCGCGCTGGCGCTCGTCGAGGAAGAACACCTCGTCGGAGTGCTGGATGTCGTAGGTGAGCACGCGACCGGTGCGCCAGTTGCGCACCACGTCGTCCTGGGGGACCTTCTTCCAGAAGACGCCGAAGAACTTCCAGATGGCGTGCACGTCCGCCGCGGATCCCGTGAGGAGCACCCAGTTCGGGACGTCGGAGGAACCCTGCACGTACTGCTTGCGATAGGCGGCGAGCTGAGCCGGCGTGTCTCGCTTCGGATCCACTGTCAGGGTGATGAAGACGACGTTCTTCGCCGCTGCCGGGTGCTGGTCGGTCGCGCGGGCGGTCGCCAGCAGCGTCGCGGTGTCGATCGGGCACGTCTCCTGGCACAGCGTCATCGAGTCGGACAGGACGACCACCTTGCCGGCGAAGTCGGCCAGGTGACGGACGGCCCCCGTGCTGTCGGTCAGCGGAGCGTCGAGCAGGGCCCCCGGAACCGCCTGGTCCAGCCTCGTGCCGACATTGCGCGCCGGCGGCGCCACTGCTGGTGCGGTGGAGGAACCGCAGGCCGTGAGGAGCACCGCCAGGGTCAGACCGAGAACGGCGATGAGGGATCGGCGTGCGGAGGACACGCTTGCGAGGCTAGCCACCGGCCCAACCGGCCCGGACGCCGGGCGGAGGTGACATACCCCGTGCGGTCGGCGTACGGACCGGTGTTGCAAACTACTTGCAACAACGACATCCTGTCGTTTGTCCGCAGGTCGCCGCATCGGGCTGGCGACCGTCCACCTCGGAGGGAGTTCCCGTGGCGAACCAGGCGTCGGTGGTCGCGCAGCCCACGTTCGTCGAGCGGATCGGCGCGTTCCGTCGCAGCCTCACCACCGCCGACAAGCGCTCGCTCGCGGGGATGGCCGGCTTCATCGTGCTGCTCCACGTCGTCGGGTTCTTCGTGCTGTTCGCCCTGGTCTCACCGCACGGCTACCACCTAGGCGGCGACCACCCGGTGTTCACCGCGGGGGTGGGCGTGCTCGCCTACACCTTCGGCCTGCGGCACGCCTTCGACGCCGACCACATCGCCGCCGTCGACAACGCGACCCGCAAGCTCATCGCCGACAACCTGGCTCGCGAGGCGGCGGGCGTCGAGCCGGTGAAGAAGCCGCTCTCGCTCGGGTTCTGGTTCTCCCTGGGTCACTCCACGATCGTCTTCGCGCTCTCGTTCCTGCTCTCGATCGGCGTACGCGCCCTCGTCGGTCCCGTCGAGGACGACTCCTCCAAGCTGCACACCATCACCGGCGTGATCGGCCCCTCGGTCTCGGGCGTCTTCCTGTGGATCCTCGGCATCCTCAACCTCGCCGCGCTCGTGGGCATCATCAAGGTCTTCGGCCAGATGCGCCAGGGCAGGTACGACGAGGCGACCTTGGAGAAGCACCTCGACGCGCGCGGCTTCATGAACCGCTTCCTGGGCAAGCTGACCAAGACGATCACCAAGCCCTGGAACATCTACCCCATCGGCGTGCTCTTCGGCCTCGGCTTCGACACCGCCACCGAGGTGGGGCTGCTCGTGCTCGCCGGTGGCGCCGCCGCGTTCCACCTGCCGTTCTACGCCATCCTGGTGCTGCCGATCCTGTTCGCCGCCGGGATGTGCCTGATGGACACGGTCGACGGCGTGTTCATGAACGCCGCCTACGGCTGGGCCTTCGCCCGACCGGTCCGCAAGGTGTTCTACAACCTCACCATCACCAGCATCTCGGTGGTGGTCGCGCTGGTCATCGGCACCATCGAGCTCGTCGGCGTCCTCGCCGACCGTCTCTCCATCACCAACGGCCCGCTCGCCTGGATCGCCGGCATCAACCTCGACTACGCCGGCTACGCCATCGTGGCACTCTTCTTCGTCTCCTGGGCGGTGGCGATCTCGGTGTGGCACTTCGGCCGCATCGAGGAGCGCTGGCAGGTCAATCTGGCGGACTGAGGGCTCGGCCCCCGCGCACCGCTGTAACGCGGTGTCCGGTGCTCTTCGGCGGTGCTGCAGCACCGCTGTAGAGACCCGAACACCGCGTTACATGCGACCGGGGGCGGCTCAGGACAGCGTCATCCGACCACCTCGGCGCCCGGCAGGACCGCCGACCATCCACCGTCGACGACCAGGTTGGCACCGGTGACGTACGACGCCTCGTCGCTGGCCAGGAACAGCGCACACCTCGCCGCCTCCTCGGCACGACCGATACGGCCCAGCGGGATGGCGGCAGCGATCCGCCGCATCGGGTGATCCTCGGCCAGGAGGTCGTTGCGGGTGGCGGGCGTCTCGATCATGCCGGGACTGATGCAGTTGACCCGGATCCCGTACGGCGCCCCCTCGGCGGCGAGCTGCCTGGTCAGCGCGATGACGCCGCCCTTGGTGACCGTGTGCGCGACGCGCAGGTTGGTCATCGAGCCCGTCATGCCGGCGGTGGAGCCGACCAGCACCACCGCCGCGCTGCGCGACCGCTTGAGGTGTCGCCACGCGTGCTTGACCGCGAAGAAGACGACGTCGAGCTCGTGGCGCAGGTTGAAGTCCCAGTCCTCGCTAGTGATCTCCTCCAGCGGACCGAACCGGGTCGCCCCGGCGTTCGCGTAGAGGATGTCGATCCCGCCGTGCTCCGCCGCAACGTCCTCCAGCCAGCTCCGGGTCGCCTCCTCGTCGCTCAGATCGACCGCCGCGACCCCCGGCGCCGGCTTCACATCGCACCCGACGACCGTGGCGCCCTCGGCGGCGAACAACTCGGCCGCTACCGCACCCTGGCCGCCGGCGGTCCCGGTGATCACGGCGACGCGGCCCGCGAGGCGGCCACTCATCGGGCGCTCACCGGGCCGCTCACCGGGCACTCATCGGGCACGCACAGCCCCGCTGTCGAGCTCGGCGAGGGTGTCCTCGACCCAGTCGGCGACGTAGGCGTTGATGTGCGGCATGTGGTCCAGCCCGACGTGCTCGGCGGCCCCCTCCTCGATCGAGAAGATCCGCAGCTCGCGCTTCGGGGAGTTGATCGCCTGGTCGTAGGACCGATGGGCGTACTCGACCGAGATCTGCCGGTCGTTGGCGCCGTGCGCGATCAGGAACGGCACCGTGATCCTCTCCACGACGCCGTCGAGGTTCACCCCCTCGGCGTAGGAGATGAACTTCTCGACGTCGTCGAAGCCCCACACCCACAAGACGTGCTCCCAGTAGTGCGGCACCGGGTTCTCGCCCTCGCGCTGCAGCCGCTTCTTCTGCACCTCGCCCCAGTTGTGGTTGGCGCCCCAGACCGCGATGAACCTGATCCGCTTCTCGAACGCCGCCGCCCGCGGCACGTAGTAGCCGCCCAGCGACCAGCCGACCAGCCCGATCCGGTCGCTGTCGACGTCGGGTCGGGACTCCAGCCAGTCGATCTGCGCCGTGGCCCACTGCTCGGACTCGATGCGCGACTTCAGGTCGCCGAAGCGCAGCGCCTCCCCCGAGCCGGGGTTGTCGATCATCAGCACCGAGACCCCGCGCTCACCCATCTCCTGGGCCCAGCCGGAGGTGTACATGTGCTCCTTGGTGGAGTCCAGCCCGTTCCACATGATCACGCACGGCACCGGCTCGCCGGCCTTCGACGCGTTCGAGAAGTACGCCGGCAGCGTCGTCCCCTCGAACGGGATCTCCACCCGCGAGGTGGCCGGGTCGGCGATCTCGAAGACCTTCTCGAAGGCGTCCAGCGCCTGCTGGTAGAAGGCCCGCCGGGTCGGGTCGGAGTTGGAGAGCATCCGCTCGGCCTGGCACACGTACAGCCCCGAGCGGTACCACTGCTGACCCGCGGTGCGCAGGTGGCCGGCGGCCTCGGACGCACGAGCCTGGTCGGCGACCTGGTCCGCCACCGCCTTCCACGACTGCATGAACAGCCTGCTTCCGGAGTCGACGTCGGCCGCCTCCCGCGCGGGGCGGCAGGCCCGGTCGACCTCGTCGATCAGACCGCCGTTGTTCAGCGTCGCGCAGACGCCGAGGTTCCAGACGTACTTGGGGCCGGTGAAGTACTCGAACATGGCGCCACTGTGCCGGTCGTCACAGCGGTCCGGAACCCGCCGCGGCCTGATGGGAGGTATCCGCATCCACCGGCTTTCCCGGGGCCCGAACACCGTCCGACCCGGGGCGTGCTCGGGCCGGGACAGGCCGGGGA from Nocardioides sp. BP30 encodes:
- a CDS encoding DUF2149 domain-containing protein, which translates into the protein MIKVSRRAHRYEDRAGDPLDGLVNLFDLGIVLSLAFLLAALASLHLDRAVTTSGLTPTSEPSDAVTIRPGETTGPVPSDGASVIGSGTRVGEVYRLSDGRLVYVVPSAAAGDGAQPTGQPTGQPTGQPTAGPTP
- a CDS encoding MotA/TolQ/ExbB proton channel family protein; protein product: MSDDIYRAVFKVAAALELPVVLLALVALAVVIYEAGAFAVEAAQRSRRRFPLLADAAAEARARVDAGETEAARAALVPVAWSRPMGEALTNIVGDLGVPNAEPRIAKRLADFDFACQSRLTRTRLLVRFGPALGLMGTLIPLSPALKGLADGDVTALTDNLRIAFSITVLGLLVGAVAFALSLLRDRLYGQDYSDLEYVAAILTDSAAATTGTPAAPPAPAAS
- a CDS encoding PKD domain-containing protein — its product is MFGLVPGGAPAQAAGSCSSQACVEIDVYDQSGKAGAQSFDFEDLKALKDVEGVAYDKQGPRDSQPSTLSVTGPSLNTLIAHTADPDEAGSMLRPGAVTYAEVLDTSGAAHPLYRTGDLAAPGQTRFEDGLAPAVYYSADGGSFGYIRPLRDSSDVNLGSDPNLNGYIPLSADQGPLVIRVHTTGSWLTPTIHAATTKPELGASVGFGADLQSAPPGVTYRWDFGDGTPPVTGARPTHAWHSKGTFVVSVQASADDGSAGRSEPLTIDVESTPTAAPSSPAGSGQDPDPGAPSTGPTKSNGKHHGGKVSSTPSQGATASPGTTSDTASGTTSATGSSSGGLLAPPSGTTTVPSATATASPTSPAQPTVDGVPVTGILLADADVPAPAAGVSATAPAARAGQTTPARSPFSLPDWVLPTVVCLLAFAAGGLRESRHARAVAGRLARGLHARGPGRMRP
- a CDS encoding substrate-binding domain-containing protein, coding for MRTPLTRRVLATALALASALTVATLTPTPARADSGNTLNVAGTSDVSDSNLFAAVLKPGFEAAYPQYTVTYQGSATQVAIDNAKTGQFGALIVHAASLENQFVADGYSVEPYGRAIFWGDFVLLGPASDPAGVMSGGAVDADPVDAFQKLAAAGQAGRAHLIARETGSGTDVASHAIWAATSGVSTCAVSAANGGGTKPSTSTGDCPSTAANPSWYITTGAKQAANIEYADTCSPSSGANDCYVFTDRGTYQYLASTNAVHNLQVVVRGSSNLLVNSFHAYAINPAAITGTTPAINQNEAQAFLNWITSPAAQKLIGNYLDSTNDAPFLPDAAPRLSANALPASVKAGKPITVSGSLKNVVPGTPALAGQKVSLRSVPAGEPSAAPITVATGTTDASGHIAISYTPTASANYSLATGTITQIENAALDPAFGDLLQPTSLTLTAGATTGGTVTVEGKVKLDKAKVKNHRLVLKGSIAPRAGLGATAVLYASHPGHRLKVVKTKKLGVGASTFHLKAKLKKGTWRYHVVYLNGQGSTSDKTANKKVTVR
- a CDS encoding zinc-binding dehydrogenase, encoding MRALVQHRFGDPAEELHVEEVETPVPGPGQILVRMVLSPIHNHDLLTASGDYGFKPDLPARAGTEAVGVVEGLGDGVTGLSVGQRVSIGGVFGAWAEYFVVAAGAAIPVPDGLPDEAAAQLVAMPFSAIALLDSLGVEAGQWIAQNAANGAVGRMLAQLAHARGVNVVGLVRRAAGVQELAAAGIGDVVATDAEGWQDDVRRITGGADLVAGVDSVGGRASGDLLDLLAEHATLVVFGAMGSQRLDLALGDVLFKQVTVKGFWGAKLNLDPSRRQALFAELLSRITSGEMQLPVEQVFDLADIAEAVAASRRPGRNGKVLLRG
- a CDS encoding SCO family protein encodes the protein MSSARRSLIAVLGLTLAVLLTACGSSTAPAVAPPARNVGTRLDQAVPGALLDAPLTDSTGAVRHLADFAGKVVVLSDSMTLCQETCPIDTATLLATARATDQHPAAAKNVVFITLTVDPKRDTPAQLAAYRKQYVQGSSDVPNWVLLTGSAADVHAIWKFFGVFWKKVPQDDVVRNWRTGRVLTYDIQHSDEVFFLDERQRERYILDGMPTAPSGAMPAKILAFLSDKGRKNLHANGVWTARQATDGVAWLLGTPL
- a CDS encoding HoxN/HupN/NixA family nickel/cobalt transporter — its product is MANQASVVAQPTFVERIGAFRRSLTTADKRSLAGMAGFIVLLHVVGFFVLFALVSPHGYHLGGDHPVFTAGVGVLAYTFGLRHAFDADHIAAVDNATRKLIADNLAREAAGVEPVKKPLSLGFWFSLGHSTIVFALSFLLSIGVRALVGPVEDDSSKLHTITGVIGPSVSGVFLWILGILNLAALVGIIKVFGQMRQGRYDEATLEKHLDARGFMNRFLGKLTKTITKPWNIYPIGVLFGLGFDTATEVGLLVLAGGAAAFHLPFYAILVLPILFAAGMCLMDTVDGVFMNAAYGWAFARPVRKVFYNLTITSISVVVALVIGTIELVGVLADRLSITNGPLAWIAGINLDYAGYAIVALFFVSWAVAISVWHFGRIEERWQVNLAD
- a CDS encoding SDR family NAD(P)-dependent oxidoreductase, coding for MSGRLAGRVAVITGTAGGQGAVAAELFAAEGATVVGCDVKPAPGVAAVDLSDEEATRSWLEDVAAEHGGIDILYANAGATRFGPLEEITSEDWDFNLRHELDVVFFAVKHAWRHLKRSRSAAVVLVGSTAGMTGSMTNLRVAHTVTKGGVIALTRQLAAEGAPYGIRVNCISPGMIETPATRNDLLAEDHPMRRIAAAIPLGRIGRAEEAARCALFLASDEASYVTGANLVVDGGWSAVLPGAEVVG
- a CDS encoding alpha/beta hydrolase family protein produces the protein MFEYFTGPKYVWNLGVCATLNNGGLIDEVDRACRPAREAADVDSGSRLFMQSWKAVADQVADQARASEAAGHLRTAGQQWYRSGLYVCQAERMLSNSDPTRRAFYQQALDAFEKVFEIADPATSRVEIPFEGTTLPAYFSNASKAGEPVPCVIMWNGLDSTKEHMYTSGWAQEMGERGVSVLMIDNPGSGEALRFGDLKSRIESEQWATAQIDWLESRPDVDSDRIGLVGWSLGGYYVPRAAAFEKRIRFIAVWGANHNWGEVQKKRLQREGENPVPHYWEHVLWVWGFDDVEKFISYAEGVNLDGVVERITVPFLIAHGANDRQISVEYAHRSYDQAINSPKRELRIFSIEEGAAEHVGLDHMPHINAYVADWVEDTLAELDSGAVRAR